One Spinacia oleracea cultivar Varoflay chromosome 4, BTI_SOV_V1, whole genome shotgun sequence DNA segment encodes these proteins:
- the LOC110800440 gene encoding uncharacterized protein: MQDADKAEQTDSLIEKLYQLEHKQSSVQLVPRANVSAAAVPYILRNPTFFAQIITTSTMSAAVEQTPQPYILRLQQSLVSCSKIYSWKIWEFQAILQAKRNKVMRRQTTFAFHHGSHPWSRNRFLIWMAIVDALSFELPKVIAKFAGVSESCRGIVETIIAHFLTKCSPRDMISVFSEVYTPRNAPYASEEIDVVREKLAKFLPASIYYWPERAWSSCLILKCMRTLKLERTNI; this comes from the exons ATGCAAG ATGCTGACAAGGCAGAGCAAACAGACTCTTTAATTGAAAAGTTGTATCAGTTAGAACATAAGCAATCCTCTGTACAATTAGTTCCAAGAGCCAACGTGTCAGCAGCGGCAGTGCCTTACATTCTCCGCAACCCTACATTCTTCGCACAGATAATAACAACATCAACAATGTCAGCAGCAGTGGAGCAAACTCCGCAACCCTACATTCTTCGCCTTCAACAATCCCTTGTCTCCTGCTCCAAG ATATACAGTTGGAAAATATGGGAATTCCAGGCAATTCTGCAAG CAAAGAGGAACAAGGTGATGAGGCGACAAACCACCTTTGCTTTCCATCATGGATCACATCCATGGAGCAGAAACCGGTTTTTGATTTGGATG GCTATTGTCGATGCCCTTTCATTTGAGTTGCCCAAAGTTATTGCCAAGTTTGCAGGAGTGTCCGAGAGTTGCCGTGGGATCGTTGAAACTATTATTGCTCATTTCTTGACAAAATGTAGCCCACGGGACATGATTTCAGTATTCTCCGAG gtatatactccgaggaatgcgccttatgctagtgaggaaattgatgtggttcgtgagaaATTGGCTAaatttttaccagcaagtatttattattggcccgAGCGCGCTTGGTCGAGTTGTttgatattaaaatgtatgcgtacgttgaaattggaacgtacaaatatttaa